A window of the Oryza brachyantha chromosome 5, ObraRS2, whole genome shotgun sequence genome harbors these coding sequences:
- the LOC102709844 gene encoding BEL1-like homeodomain protein 9: protein MSSAAGGGGGGGGYGGGEHQHQLLPGHAAGQLYHVPQHSRREKLRFPPDHPPESSTPPGSWPLPPAYYSYASSSSSYSPHSPTSLAQAQAHAQAQLVAHGMPPGTASGGAQIPSQNFALSLSSASSNPPPTPRRQFVGGSSGGAAGPYGPFTGYAAVLGRSRFLGPAQKLLEEICDVGGRPAQIDRGSDEGLLDVDAMDATGSVDHDMDGSDRAAAEAVTVSGAEQQWRKTRLISLMEDVCKRYKQYYQQLQAVISSFETVAGLSNAAPFASMALRTMSKHFKYLKGMILNQLRNTSKGATKDGLSREDTANFGIMGGSVSLLRGNNVNSFSQPHNIWRPQRGLPERAVSVLRAWLFEHFLHPYPTDSDKQMLAKQTGLTRNQVSNWFINARVRLWKPMVEEIHNLEMRQLQKNPSLDKNQLSMQHTQHSSDSSGKLCDPSNSLQGQSSSMTRNHSVSASRHIEDGLSQMPHDIAGQVSFAYNGLAAHHSIAMSSHPQQPDLIGTVGAANAGGVSLTLGLHQNNRAYIAEPLPAALPLNLAHRFGLEDVSDAYVMSSFGGQDRHFTKEIGGHLLHDFVG, encoded by the exons ATGTCGTCCgccgcgggaggaggaggtggtggtggtggttacGGGGGCGGcgagcaccagcaccagctgCTGCCTGGGCATGCCGCGGGGCAGCTGTACCACGTGCCGCAGCACAGCCGGCGGGAGAAGCTGCGGTTCCCGCCGGACCACCCCCCGGAGTCGTCAACGCCGCCGGGGTCGTGGCCGCTGCCCCCGGCGTACTACTCGTACgcgtcgtcttcgtcgtcgtaCTCACCGCACAGCCCGACGTCGCtggcgcaggcgcaggcgcacGCCCAGGCGCAGCTGGTGGCTCATGGGATGCCGCCGGGGACCGCGAGCGGCGGGGCCCAGATCCCGAGCCAGAACTTCGCGCTGTCGCTGTCATCGGCGTCGTCCAACCCTCCCCCCACGCCGAGGAGGCAGTTTgtcggcggcagcagcggaggGGCTGCCGGGCCGTACGGGCCCTTCACGGGCTATGCCGCTGTGCTCGGGCGGTCCAGATTTTTGGGGCCCGCGCAGAAGCTGCTCGAGGAGATCTGCGACGTCGGCGGCCGCCCCGCGCAAATTGACAGGGGCTCCGACGAGGGTTTGCTCGACGTAGACGCCATGGACGCCACGGGCAGCGTCGACCACGACATGGACGGCAGCGACCGCGCCGCAGCGGAGGCGGTCACGGTCTCCGGCGCCGAGCAGCAGTGGAGGAAGACTAGGCTCATCTCGCTCATGGAAGAC GTTTGCAAGCGATACAAGCAATACTACCAGCAGCTCCAAGCTGTAATATCCTCCTTTGAGACTGTTGCGGGTCTGAGCAATGCTGCTCCTTTCGCTTCCATGGCTCTTCGGACAATGTCAAAGCATTTCAAGTATTTGAAAGGCATGATACTGAACCAGCTGCGCAACACTAGCAAGGGTGCTACCAAAGATGGTCTCAGCAGGGAAGACACAGCAAACTTTGGGATTATGGGCGGCAGTGTTAGCCTGCTAAGGGGAAACAATGTGAATTCGTTTAGCCAACCGCACAACATATGGAGGCCACAAAGGGGGCTTCCTGAACGGGCTGTTTCAGTTCTTCgcgcatggctattcgaacaCTTCTTGCATCC GTACCCAACTGACAGCGATAAGCAGATGCTGGCTAAACAGACAGGATTAACAAGGAACCAG GTATCAAACTGGTTTATCAATGCAAGGGTTAGGCTCTGGAAGCCAATGGTTGAAGAGATTCACAACCTCGAGATGAGGCAGTTGCAgaagaacccgtcgcttgacAAGAATCAGCTCTCCATGCAGCACACCCAGCACTCGTCGGACAGCAGCGGGAAGCTGTGTGATCCATCAAACTCGCTGCAAGGGCAAAGTAGCAGCATGACTAGGAACCACAGCGTCTCTGCCTCTCGGCACATCGAGGACGGGCTCTCCCAGATGCCCCACGACATCGCGGGTCAGGTGAGCTTCGCCTACAACGGGCTCGCCGCGCATCACAGCATCGCCATGTCGTCGCACCCGCAGCAGCCCGACCTCATTGGCACCGTCGGCGCCGCGAATGCTGGTGGCGTCTCTCTCACCCTTGGTCTCCACCAGAACAACCGGGCTTACATTGCCGAGCCCCTTCCAGCAGCGCTTCCGCTGAACCTTGCCCACCGTTTCGGACTGGAGGACGTCAGTGATGCCTACGTGATGAGCTCATTTGGAGGCCAGGACCGGCATTTCACCAAGGAGATCGGCGGCCATTTGCTCCATGACTTCGTTGGGTGA
- the LOC107304228 gene encoding transcription factor ILR3-like encodes MSCGGAGQSGWLLEYGLEEIQSSDFIYMAGDPAVSSVLLGFDVPRKEDGGQDTSASKKRSRPESSAPPGTKACREKQRRDRLNERFNELSAILEPGKPPKADKVAILSDAARLLGQLRAEAQKLKSSNESLQDSIKSLKAEKSELRDEKTRLKAERERLEQMLKGVGGVPHPAAAAPAFHPAAAFAQAGGKYVPYATSYPPPAAFWQWIPPTSLDTSKDPVMWPPVA; translated from the exons ATGAGCTGCGGGGGTGCGGGGCAGAGCGGGTGGTTGCTCGAGTACGGGCTGGAGGAGATCCAGAGCTCCGACTTCATCTACATGGCCGGCGACCCCGCCGTCTCCAG CGTGCTGCTGGGGTTCGACGTTCCCAGGAAGGAGGACGGCGGCCAGGACACCTCTGCTTCCAAGAAAAG ATCCCGTCCAGAGTCGAGCGCACCGCCGGGCACCAAGGCTTGCCGCGAAAAGCAACGGCGAGACAGACTCAATGAAAG GTTTAACGAGCTCAGCGCAATCTTGGAGCCCGGGAAGCCGCCGAAGGCCGACAAGGTCGCCATCCTGAGCGACGCCGCCCGTCTCCTGGGCCAGCTGCGCGCGGAGGCTCAGAAGCTCAAGAGCTCGAACGAGTCGCTCCAGGACTCCATCAAGAGCCTCAAG GCCGAGAAGTCGGAGCTGCGAGACGAGAAGACGAGGCTGaaggccgagagggagaggctgGAGCAAATGCTCaagggcgtcggcggcgtgccgcatcccgccgcggccgcgccggcgttccacccggcggcggcgttcgcgCAGGCCGGCGGCAAGTACGTCCCGTACGCCACCAGctacccgccgccggccgcgttCTGGCAATGGATACCGCCGACGTCCCTCGACACGTCGAAGGACCCCGTGATGTGGCCGCCGGTTGCATGA